A genomic region of Colletotrichum destructivum chromosome 5, complete sequence contains the following coding sequences:
- a CDS encoding Putative glycoside hydrolase family 71, whose protein sequence is MRALLYVAVAAAAIAQAQAKAVFAHFMVGNTENYTSADWEDDMRLAKRAHIDAFALNMAHGEAVNEGALVAAFSAASSIGIQLFFSFDYAGNGPWPQDTVVQYINQFASSSTYFHYNNKPFVSTFEGPDNANDWITIKAQTGCFFMPDWSSLGAKKAMAAGGGVADGLFSWAAWPWGYWDSWTYSDASYRDYLGGKPYMMPISPWFYTNLPGYNKNWLWRGDHIWGDRWFQASWWQPEFIEIISWNDFGESHYIGPVREHAMGAFEVGKAPYNYGTLPHDGWRDILPFVIDMYKKNSSTIDYERAVVWYKLVPAIAGTAICDRNGTVANTASQLQIEYLPDEVLDDKIFFIALLGKKSKVECIIGGVSVEGIFYQGPEGDGAGMYLGECSPRNYEGTVEVRITRPGELTLQLFGEDVSYDCSRWNGFSNFNAYVMSGIDPSSFSAEADDYSELACVNGTGMPKADTLCQFTCSLDYCPPGACVCTRFGKKPVRPKSTGVKGYPVAKLDASFGGLCSFACDYGFCPESYCTTTEVALPVWPESLFDPPYCTEGKSFDGTFDELCQFSCAHGFCPIGVCRCLATGFLNLLDPNTTSTAGTLAGINDYGLCNYACSRGFCPSNVCFEDTDLAEIGYGPYYDPVEDEYFDNDDPGDLTCQVSLAPKNLDDMVKAVDDASIPSICWNQWALNILFNTLLDFNDEFTASAKGYDNLFDAYDGWVKDSVGAQLESFMAIDTGKGNQYFDCVLTLDLHKYDKMGCQYLGLNKLEEGAWTIEYTLRDSDGFYAAVLDQLGIEKDWIAFGPIDLPSGCRDAGSDKPVGGGGRPCIKLTHKKINAPISVSKDKIKVPNPKEVIQAAMPNMTALADSLMVAQVDLTLHTNEADGGDIVTAASMPIFMLEQAIRSMDNIKEIGGKIIEENKKRLILEILSIVLIAIPFIGEAGGALFGGVVMVSRIAALIDVAGSTALTAYDIVQDPSSAPFAILGLLVGGFGGGVRSEKEAFGEAAKARKGLSASDIAKFGDDFVAKDSKVQKIVNGCLRA, encoded by the exons ATGAGAGCATTGTTATATGTGGCTGTAGCAGCGGCTGCCATAGCTCAAGCCCAGGCAAAGGCTGTTTTTGCACATTTCATG GTTGGCAACACAGAGAATTACACATCCGCCGATTGGGAAGATGACATGCGTCTGGCCAAAAGGGCCCATATCGACGCGTTTGCCCTCAACATGGCCCACGGGGAGGCTGTCAACGAAGGCGCACTAGTGGCCGCCTTTTCAGCCGCATCTTCTATAGGCATCCAGCTTTTCTTTTCGTTCGACTATGCTGGGAACGGACCTTGGCCTCAAGACACAGTCGTCCAGTATATCAACCAGTTCGCCTCCAGCAGCACGTACTTTCATTACAACAACAAACCATTTGTCTCGACCTTTGAAGGTCCTGATAATGCCAACGACTGGATTACTATCAAGGCTCAGACAGGGTGCTTCTTCATGCCAGATTGGTCTTCTCTCGGCGCTAAGAAGGCTATGGCCGCCGGTGGAGGTGTCGCTGACGGTCTCTTCTCCTGGGCGGCTTGGCCCTGGGGCTACTGGGACTCATGGACGTATTCCGACGCTTCGTATCGCGACTACTTAGGTGGAAAGCCTTATATGATGCCCATCTCGCCGTGGTTCTACACCAATCTGCCGGGTTATAACAAAAACTGGTTGTGGCGTGGAGACCATATTTGGGGTGACCGCTGGTTCCAAGCATCATGGTGGCAGCCAGAGTTTATCGAGATCATCTCTTGGAACGACTTTGGAGAGTCTCACTATATCGGCCCCGTCAGAGAACATGCAATGGGCGCTTTCGAGGTTGGGAAGGCTCCGTACAACTACGGCACCCTTCCACACGACGGGTGGAGAGATATTCTGCCTTTCGTCATCGACATGTACAAGAAGAACTCCAGCACCATTGACTACGAGCGCGCTGTGGTCTGGTACAAGCTCGTTCCTGCCATTGCCGGAACAGCGATTTGCGACAGAAACGGCACCGTGGCTAACACGGCATCACAGTTGCAGATTGAATACCTGCCCGATGAAGTCCTGGATGACAAAATATTTTTTATCGCGCTCCTCGGTAAGAAGTCTAAGGTTGAGTGCATCATTGGTGGCGTTTCTGTGGAAGGCATCTTCTACCAAGGCCcagagggcgacggcgccggcatgtACCTCGGCGAGTGCAGTCCTAGGAATTATGAGGGGACCGTGGAAGTAAGAATCACCAGGCCCGGAGAACTAACCTTGCAACTCTTTGGCGAGGATGTTTCCTATGACTGCTCGCGTTGGAACGGTTTCAGCAACTTCAATGCCTATGTCATGAGCGGGATAGATCCCAGCTCCTTTTCGGCAGAAGCAGACGACTATTCCGAGCTAGCTTGCGTCAATGGTACAGGAATGCCAAAGGCCGATACACTTTGCCAATTTACTTGCTCTCTCGATTATTGCCCGCCAGGCGCGTGCGTTTGTACGAGGTTTGGAAAAAAGCCTGTCAGGCCGAAATCCACGGGCGTAAAGGGGTACCCCGTCGCCAAACTCGACGCAAGTTTCGGTGGTCTTTGCTCCTTCGCCTGCGACTACGGCTTCTGCCCCGAGAGTTACTGCACAACTACGGAAGTTGCACTGCCCGTCTGGCCGGAGTCCCTGTTTGACCCGCCATATTGCACAGAGGGCAAGTCGTTCGATGGGACATTCGACGAACTCTGCCAGTTCAGTTGCGCTCACGGGTTTTGTCCCATTGGAGTGTGCCGCTGCCTCGCTACGGGATTTCTCAACCTGCTAGATCCCAATACCACGTCCACTGCGGGCACTTTGGCAGGCATCAATGACTACGGCCTGTGCAATTACGCTTGTTCTCGCGGTTTCTGCCCTAGCAATGTCTGCTTCGAAGACACGGACCTGGCGGAGATTGGCTACGGACCGTACTACGACCCAGTCGAGGACGAATACTTTGACAACGATGACCCAGGTGACTTGACGTGTCAAGTGTCTCTGGCTCCCAAGAACCTCGATGATATGGTCAAGGCGGTTGACGATGCTAGCATACCTTCCATTTGCTGGAACCAATGGGCCCTCAATATTTTATTCAACACACTCCTAGACTTCAACGATGAGTTCACCGCAAGCGCAAAGGGTTATGATAATCTGTTCGATGCCTATGATGGATGGGTCAAGGACAGTGTCGGGGCACAGCTTGAATCTTTCATGGCCATTGACACGGGCAAGGGAAACCAGTACTTTGACTGTGTGCTCACCCTCGACCTTCACAAGTACGACAAAATGGGCTGCCAGTACCTTGGTCTGAATAAGCTCGAGGAAGGAGCTTGGACAATTGAGTACACGCTGCGGGATTCTGACGGCTTCTACGCTGCTGTACTCGATCAATTGGGTATAGAGAAGGACTGGATTGCCTTCGGTCCCATTGACCTCCCATCCGGGTGCCGCGATGCGGGCTCCGACAAACCAGtgggcggtggcgggcgacCTTGTATCAAACTGACGCACAAGAAGATCAACGCCCCTATTTCGGTCAGTAAGGATAAG ATCAAAGTACCTAACCCTAAGGAAGTCATCCAAGCAGCCATGCCCAATATGACAGCACTTGCAGACTCGCTGATGGTGGCACAAGTCGACCTGACGCTGCACACGAAcgaggcggacggcggcgacatcgtcaCGGCGGCAAGCATGCCCATATTCATGCTGGAGCAGGCTATCCGCAGTATGGATAACATCAAAGAAATCGGCGGGAAGATCATCGAGGAAAACAAGAAGAGGCTCATCCTTGAAATCCTGAGCATTGTCCTGATTGCAATCCCTTTCATCGGCGAGGCTGGAGGCGCCCTGTTCGGCGGAGTAGTCATGGTCTCCCGTATTGCGGCCCTAATCGACGTTGCCGGCTCTACGGCCCTCACCGCGTACGACATTGTCCAGGATCCGTCTTCGGCACCCTTTGCAATCTTGGGCTTGTTGGTAGGcgggttcggcggcggcgtcaggTCAGAGAAGGAGGCCTTTGGCGAGGCAGCTAAGGCTCGCAAGGGATTGTCTGCTTCTGACATTGCCAAGTTTGGAGATGACTTTGTGGCGAAGGACTCAAAGGTGCAGAAGATTGTAAACGGTTGCCTGAGGGCATAG
- a CDS encoding Putative glutathione S-transferase, Thioredoxin-like superfamily, glutathione transferase family: protein MLPKMSSGDMKTSASDLNYPASFTDLNPNGRVPVIEDPNRDLVLWESGAVLMYLVQEYDKNHTLTYAEGNEVHHINQWLYFQTSGQGPYYGQAAWFKVLHPERVQSAIDRYVNEIRRVLGVLDGALEGREWLVGDKMTFADMAFVPYNSILFFCF from the exons ATGCTTCCCAAGATGTCGTCTGGGGATATGAAAACTTCAGCATCTGATTTGAACTATCCCGCATCATTCACCGATCTCAACCCCAACGGTCGAGTTCCCG TCATCGAGGATCCTAACCGGGATCTCGTGCTTTGGGAGTCCGGTGCCGTGCTCATGTATCTCGTCCAAGAATACGACAAGAATCACACCTTGACATACGCAGAAGGAAATGAGGTTCATCACATTAACCAATGGCTCTACTTCCAAACCAGTGGTCAGGGTCCTTATTACGGCCAAGCTGCATG GTTCAAGGTTCTCCATCCCGAGCGCGTCCAGTCTGCCATTGACCGGTACGTGAACGAGATCAGGCGCGTATTGGGCGTGTTGGACGGAGCTCTGGAGGGCAGGGAGTGGCTAGTCGGCGACAAGATGACGTTTGCCGACATGGCTTTCGTGCCTTACAACAGCATCTTGTTCTTTTGTTTTTGA
- a CDS encoding Putative Zinc finger C2H2-type yields the protein MLTFLLQKPPTPSGSRINRRLRKLSGAATTPNPSRIPSTTPDQSFGRRAMHTSDSRRIQKHPAKFQCTLCPKRFTRAFSLRSHLRTHTEERPFVCSICGKAFTRNHDRKTHEGLHSGEKKFVCKGDLRAGGQWGCGRRFARASNLGRHFRSECGRICIKPLLDEEMADRKAAWERERMEAWERRATTALEPSSQAAAIWPAYGPQHRAAS from the exons ATGCTGACCTTCCTCCTTCAGAAGCCGCCTACCCCCAGCGGCAGCAGAATCAACAGACGCCTCCGCAAATTGTCCGG GGCTGCAACCACGCCAAACCCCTCACGAATACCGTCGACTACCCCAGACCAGAGCTTCGGTCGGAGAGCCATGCACACCAGTGACAGTCGCAGAATCCAGAAGCATCCCGCCAAGTTCCAGTGCACCCTCTGTCCCAAGCGGTTCACAAGGGCGTTCTCATTGCGGAGCCACCTCCGGACGCACACAGAAGAGCGTCCTTTCGTATGCTCGATATGCGGGAAGGCATTTACGAGGAATCACGATAGGAAGACCCACGAGGGGCTCCATtcgggggagaagaagttcGTGTGCAAGGGTGACCtgcgcgccggcggccagtGGGGTTGCGGCCGACGGTTTGCGCGCGCCAGCAACCTTGGGAGGCACTTCCGCTCCGAGTGCGGCAGGATCTGTATCAAGCCGCTCTTGGACGAAGAAATGGCGGATCGCAAGGCGGCttgggagcgggagcggaTGGAGGCTTGGGAGCGTagggcgacgacggcttTGGAGCCATCGTCACAGGCGGCTGCAATCTGGCCCGCATACGGGCCACAACATCGTGCTGCGAGTTGA
- a CDS encoding Putative quinoprotein amine dehydrogenase, beta chain produces MRVIKPTWLSHSGEQKDFEVYSCHVSSDGKRLATAGGDGHVRVWSTEAIYGDANGEAEGKPRQLCHMSHHLGTIHSVRFSPNSRYLASGADDKLICVYHLDKSPPVASFGLGADPPPIENWKTYKRLVGHENDVQDLAWSYDSSILVSVGLDSKIVVWSGHSFEKLKTITVHSSHVKGITFDPANKFFATASDDRTIKIFRFTPPAPNATQHDMVNNFVLETTISAPFKSSPLTTYFRRCSWSPDGNHIAAPNAVNGPVSSVAIIERTRWDSEINLIGHEGPTEVCMFSPRLFHTENPAEQPENNALVTVIASAGQDKTLSIWNTNTSRPVVILQDVASKSISDLAWSPDGTTIFASSLDGSLLGIKFDHGELGWVANADENDKALQKYGASRKGMGIAEDIEGLNLENQSKAGESRAAESRMGALMGDAGSSKGPTPATNGTKTVGNGTGTSTPRATNGNVEPEKDKEKEKEKTAEESGDKSAERVKELKSRVTVGKDGRKRVAPLLVSSSGTGQSSLPQTQLVGSTSTAKAAQNDAPQAILDLDRPFEGLPKGGVAAMLLGNKRKAQVIEGEEEDDHGSKRQATDPTPVVLNGVDGVEQASVVPVAHGVVPTPEYLRPAVLNPSIAFAQIRLGVPKVRSQIVRPLERGVLLPESSTDEASKVPENIILEARNPVQIRDPSSISATKRGTLLWQDYLPRAVILVTGNKQFWAAACEDGSIYTWTPAGRRLMNPIIMESQPVILECRNSYLLCINAVGLCHVWDLQKQAALHPPVSLGPVLELATTTLNLNTTTPGPGITSAQLNSTGHIVVTLTNGDGYYYTRDMFSWQRVSEAWWAVGSQYWNSNDSSISALQSTAVGPVTPAKPKDESTANVSAGIIPYLERHTTNEFLLKGRAYTLQRIVKLLLGKDGFEGFESTVSIAHLENRIAAALHLDARDEFRLYLFMYAKRLGAEGHRGKVEELLNSLLGGILRDKTDKASDNGRGWFSQEDEICGWDRKELLKGVVMILGKFRELQRLTIQYARVLDLNLESEGAMEVEP; encoded by the exons ATGCGCGTCATTAAGCCAACATGGCTGAGCCATAGCGGCGAGCAGAAGGATTTCGAAGTCTACAGCTGCCATGTGTCCTCGGACGGCAAGCGACTCGcgacggccggcggcgatggccatgTGCGAGTATGGTCGACCGAGGCCATCTATGGCGACGCCAATGGAGAGGCGGAAGGCAAGCCGCGACAGCTTTGCCACATGAGCCATCATCTCGGCACCATCCACTCCGTTCGCTTCTCTCCAAACAGCCGATACCTCGCGTCCGGTGCCGACGACAAGCTCATCTGCGTCTACCACCTCGACAAGAGCCCCCCGGTGGCTTCTTTTG GACTCGGTGCCGATCCTCCACCCATCGAAAACTGGAAGACATACAAGCGGCTCGTCGGGCACGAGAACGACGTCCAAGACCTCGCCTGGTCCTATGACTCGTCAATACTGGTCTCGGTCGGCCTGGACTCCAAGATCGTCGTCTGGTCGGGACACAGcttcgagaagctcaagaccATCACCGTCCACTCCAGTCACGTCAAGGGCATCACCTTTGACCCCGCCAACAAGTTTTTTGCAACGGCAAGCGACGACCGAACCATCAAGATATTCCGCTTTACCCCTCCCGCGCCGAACGCGACACAACACGACATGGTTAACAACTTTGTGCTGGAGACGACTATCAGCGCCCCCTTCAAAAGTTCCCCTTTGACGACATACTTCCGCAGGTGTTCGTGGTCTCCCGATGGTAACCACATTGCTGCGcccaacgccgtcaacggccCCGTGAGCTCTGTTGCCATCATAGAGCGCACGCGGTGGGACAGCGAAATCAACCTGATCGGCCACGAGGGGCCTACCGAAGTTTGCATGTTTTCTCCACGGCTGTTTCATACCGAGAACCCGGCGGAGCAACCTGAGAACAACGCGCTCGTCACCGTCATTGCCTCGGCTGGCCAAGACAAGACCCTGAGCATCTGGAACACGAACACATCGCGTCCCGTCGTGATCCTGCAAGACGTCGCCAGCAAATCCATCTCCGACTTGGCCTGGTCACCGGACGGAACTACCATTTTCGCATCGAGTCTAGACGGTTCACTCCTCGGCATCAAGTTTGACCACGGGGAGCTGGGATGGGTTGCCAACGcggacgagaacgacaagGCATTACAAAAGTACGGTGCGTCGCGCAAGGGCATGGGTATCGCCGAGGACATCGAGGGTCTCAATCTCGAGAACCAAAGCAAAGCTGGCGAATCCCGCGCCGCCGAATCGAGGATGGGCGCATTGATGGGCGACGCGGGTTCGTCCAAGGGACCGACACCAGCCACCAACGGGACGAAAACGGTTGGCAACGGAACAGGAACGTCGACACCACGAGCGACCAACGGCAAcgtcgagcccgagaaggataaggaaaaggagaaggagaagacggcggaaGAGAGTGGCGACAAGTCGGCGGAACGAgtcaaggagctcaagtCTCGAGTGACGGTCGGCAAGGACGGCAGGAAACGCGTCGCGCCGCTCCTGGTATCGTCTTCGGGCACCGGCCAGTCGTCTCTTCCCCAGACGCAGCTAGTTGGATCCACATCAACCGCGAAGGCGGCGCAGAACGACGCCCCGCAGGCGATTTTGGACCTCGACCGGCCGTTTGAGGGACTTCCCAAGGgtggcgtcgccgccatgttGCTTGGCAACAAGCGCAAGGCGCAAGTcatcgagggcgaggaggaagacgaccaTGGATCGAAGCGACAGGCGACAGACCCTACCCCAGTCGTCCTTAATGGTGTCGACGGAGTCGAGCAAGCGTCCGTCGTGCCGGTTGCGCACGGCGTAGTGCCGACGCCCGAGTATCTTCGCCCCGCGGTTCTTAACCCCTCCATCGCCTTTGCGCAGATTCGGCTGGGCGTGCCCAAGGTCCGATCTCAGATCGTGCGGCCATTGGAACGGGGCGTGCTGCTTCCCGAAAGCAGCACGGACGAGGCCTCCAAAGTGCCCGAGAACAtcatcctcgaggcccggAACCCGGTCCAGATCCGAGATCCCTCATCCATCTCTGCGACTAAGCGCGGAACACTGCTCTGGCAAGACTATCTGCCGAGGGCCGTCATCCTCGTGACAGGTAACAAGCAGTTCTGGGCGGCAGCCTGTGAAGACGGAAGCATCTACACGTGGACGCCCGCTGGCCGGCGGCTGATGAACCCCATCATTATGGAATCGCAACCTGTTATCTTGGAGTGTCGGAATAGCTACTTGCTCTGCATCAACGCGGTTGGTCTATGCCATGTCTGGGACCTCCAGAAACAGGCAGCACTGCACCCGCCAGTCTCGCTCGGTCCCGTACTCGAGCTCgcaacgacgacgctgaACCTCAACACTACGACGCCGGGCCCCGGTATCACCTCGGCGCAGCTGAACTCGACGGGCCACATCGTGGTGACGCTAACGAACGGTGATGGGTATTACTACACCCGCGACATGTTCTCGTGGCAGCGCGTCAGCGAAGCATGGTGGGCCGTCGGTTCTCAGTACTGGAACAGCAACGACTCGTCCATCAGTGCTCTGCAGTCGACCGCTGTGGGACCGGTGACACCGGCCAAGCCCAAGGACGAGAGCACTGCCAACGTCTCGGCCGGCATCATCCCATACCTTGAGCGTCACACGACGAACGAGTTCTTACTCAAGGGCCGGGCCTACACGCTGCAGCGCATAgtcaagctgctgctgggcaaGGACGGCTTCGAGGGCTTCGAGTCGACGGTCAGCATTGCCCACTTGGAGAACCGTATCGCCGCTGCTCTCCACTTGGACGCGAGGGACGAGTTCCGCCTCTACCTGTTCATGTACGCCAAGCGCCTGGGTGCCGAGGGCCACCGtggcaaggtcgaggagctgctcaACAGTCTactcggcggcatcctcaGGGACAAGACCGACAAGGCGAGCGACAACGGCCGAGGATGGTTCAGCCAGGAAGACGAGATTTGTGGCTGGGACCGCAAGGAGCTCCTGAAGGGTGTCGTCATGATTCTCG GCAAATTCCGTGAGCTCCAACGGCTCACAATCCAATACGCGCGTGTGCTCGATCTTAACTTGGAGAGTGAGGGCGCGATGGAGGTTGAGCCATGA